The DNA region GGAATTGATTGCCATAAATTCAGACGTAAGGGATATCCGTGAGTTTAAATGGTTCTTGATCGGATAGGAAAATTACAGAGAGAAAGGACAGGAGCAGACGACCAGTTAAATATTTTGTTCATAAAACTTATCAAAAAAAGTGCAATAAATGGACGTACAAACGCGGGGCAGATGATATAATCGGGGAAGTGTTAATGTTTCATCATATTATGTTCGAAAAGGTTTTCGGGGATAAGTCTATTTTTGTTTGTAACCGCAATCATAAATACACACAGGAAGTGAGAACTGAGATGAATCAGAAAAAGCTTTTTACAGATGGATGGCAATTTGCGAAAAGTAAGCTGGAGGTTTCGGAACCTGCAGGGTTAACGTTTGAACCGGTCGAACTTCCTCATGATTGGCTAATCTATAATACGCTTGAACTGTATGAGGACAGCATTGGCTGGTATCGCAAGACATTCCCGTATACGAAGGATGAGCAGCAGGTTCTGCTTTGCTTTGACGGGGTGTACATGGATTCTTCCGTATATGTGAACGGTCAGCTTGTCGGGGAATGGAAGTACGGCTATTCAGCTTTTGAGCATGAGATCACGAGTGCTTTGGTGGAAGATGACAATGAAATTGTAGTCAAAGTGGTGCATCAGAGCCCGAACAGCAGATGGTATTCCGGGGCCGGAATTTACCGCAATGTGTGGCTGAAAACGAGAGAGCGGAATCATATCGTCACAGACGGTACCTATGTATCCATTCAGCAGCAGCCAGAAGGTTGGCAGGTGGAAGTGGATACGGAGCTGAATCTCGACAAGAACGCACAACTGGTGCACACGATTTGGTATCAGGGTAAGCAGATTGTATCCAGCAAAGCGAACGTTACCGCCAGAGCGGATAAAGACGCTGGACATGGAGAGATACAATTGAACAGCCAACAGCTGACGGTCGATCATCCGAAGTTATGGAGCCCGGATGAACCGAATCTGTATGATCTGGTAACGGAGCTGCAAGTAGCTACAGGTGAGCAGGGCTATGAGACGATCGAGACCGTCACACAGCGGATTGGCTTCAGGGATATCAAGCTGGATGCAAACGAAGGCTTCCACCTGAATGGGATCAAGATGAAGCTGAATGGCGTGTGTGAACACCATGATCTTGGGGCGCTGGGGGCTGCTTTTAACCTGACGGCGCTGCGCAGAAGATTTGGGCTGTTGAAGGAAATGGGCGTTAACGCCATCCGGACCGCTCATAATATGCCTGCCAAAGAGTTCATGGAACTTGCGGATGAGATGGGGATGCTGATCGTTTCGGAAGCGTTCGATATGTGGGAGAGAGCCAAAACTCCTTACGACTATGCGAGATTTTTCCCGGAATGGGCACATACCGATGTGAAGAGCTGGGTGAAGCGTGACCGTAACCATGCCAGTCTGATCATGTGGAGTATCGGTAACGAAATCTATGATACCCATGCGGATGAGCGGGGGCAGGAAGTCACTCGCATGCTGATGGAGTATGTACTGGAATTTGACCCCAAAGGGAATGCAGGCGTGACCATTGGTTCGAACTACATGCCGTGGGAAAACGCGCAAAAGTGCGCCGATATTGTAAAGCTCGCAGGCTATAACTACGCGGAAAAATACTACGACAAGCATCATGAGGAACATCCGGATTGGATTATCTATGGTAGTGAAACGTCGTCTGTGGTGCAGAGCCGTGGGATCTATCACTTCCCGTTTGAGCAATCCATTCTGGCAGATGATGATGAGCAATGCTCGGCGTTGGGGAACAGTACAACAAGCTGGGGCGCGAAGTCGGCAGAATACTGCATTTTGGCAGAACGGGATACCCCGTATTCCTTGGGTCAATTCCTGTGGACCGGATTCGATTATATCGGGGAGCCGACACCGTATCATACGAAGAATTCGTATTTTGGACAGCTGGATACAGCAACGTTCCCGAAAGATTCCTATTATATCTACCAGGCAGCCTGGACGGATTATAAGAAAAGTCCGATGGTTCACCTGTTCCCTTACTGGGATTTCAGCCCTGGTCAGCTGATCGATGTACGCGTGTGCAGTAATGCGCCGAAGATTGAATTGCAGCTGAATGGCAAGACAATTGGCACGTATGATATCGATCATGCAAAGGGAACCCAGCTGGCAGGCTGGTGGAAAGTGCCGTATGAAGAAGGTGAGCTCAAAGCCATCGCTTATGATGAAAACGGAAACGTTATTGCAACGGATGTGCAACGATCCTATACCGATGCGAAGAAGATTCGCCTGCAAGCGGATCGGGAGCAGCTGCAAGCGGATGGTACAGATCTTATGTTCGTAGA from Paenibacillus sp. JNUCC-31 includes:
- a CDS encoding glycoside hydrolase family 2 TIM barrel-domain containing protein, whose product is MNQKKLFTDGWQFAKSKLEVSEPAGLTFEPVELPHDWLIYNTLELYEDSIGWYRKTFPYTKDEQQVLLCFDGVYMDSSVYVNGQLVGEWKYGYSAFEHEITSALVEDDNEIVVKVVHQSPNSRWYSGAGIYRNVWLKTRERNHIVTDGTYVSIQQQPEGWQVEVDTELNLDKNAQLVHTIWYQGKQIVSSKANVTARADKDAGHGEIQLNSQQLTVDHPKLWSPDEPNLYDLVTELQVATGEQGYETIETVTQRIGFRDIKLDANEGFHLNGIKMKLNGVCEHHDLGALGAAFNLTALRRRFGLLKEMGVNAIRTAHNMPAKEFMELADEMGMLIVSEAFDMWERAKTPYDYARFFPEWAHTDVKSWVKRDRNHASLIMWSIGNEIYDTHADERGQEVTRMLMEYVLEFDPKGNAGVTIGSNYMPWENAQKCADIVKLAGYNYAEKYYDKHHEEHPDWIIYGSETSSVVQSRGIYHFPFEQSILADDDEQCSALGNSTTSWGAKSAEYCILAERDTPYSLGQFLWTGFDYIGEPTPYHTKNSYFGQLDTATFPKDSYYIYQAAWTDYKKSPMVHLFPYWDFSPGQLIDVRVCSNAPKIELQLNGKTIGTYDIDHAKGTQLAGWWKVPYEEGELKAIAYDENGNVIATDVQRSYTDAKKIRLQADREQLQADGTDLMFVEIQVEDEAGNPVQNANNRVQVQVTGAGRLLGLDNGDSTDYDPYKGLSRRLFSGKLMAIIGATNEPGTVRIEVTSEGLESAVAEFESRAVEGEGNRNFIDSGAAASQEQTVLMSNTDRPVLTGRAQEIPLRKIEIISAGGQLFDPSKQEMTVSAKLYPENTSYRDIEWAVVNDAGIESNIAKVEVIHAESDVDGDSQHVVKVMALGDGKFRLRATSSNGTDKTKLISQLEFKATGLGTAYKDPYSFITGGLYDYTKGEVGNGNERGVATSRDGETHVGFRNIDFGPYGSDTLTIPIFALSSEDYFIQIWEGMPDEEGSTLLADVVYQKESRWNVYQEETYQLSKRLSGITSICFVLKQKIHIKGFSFERQSRAFEQNTAASCDHLYGDTFKIEGDHVEGIGNNVSLEFENMDFTAEGTSKLVIYGRSPIDKNTIHIRFAGEDGQSNQLVEFTQSDGYEERVFALELVKGVQKVTFIFLPGSQFDFGWFRFEK